A section of the Paenibacillus aurantius genome encodes:
- a CDS encoding sugar phosphate isomerase/epimerase family protein gives MPKLSLNTWSLERRLGPTRNVTWDRVYRKQVTEVEENPEDLSLLELPAVLKAKGFEAAEISYAQFPDTTEAYLDRVKKAFQEAGVEFASLLLDYGDLSTEDKERREADLAWCRAWIDHASRAGAERVRIMAGEGAPDDEEALNRAADALCGLAEYAAGLGVRVVTENIGNLASTSINCLSLLRHCNDRIGFTADFGNFPQNKERQLGEVLPHAETVHAKAELDKYSEPDEADYKRCLDLCSGVGFDGYYSITYLGEGDPWEGIGKLQKLVAPYLSKEQEAR, from the coding sequence ATGCCGAAGCTATCTTTAAATACATGGAGCCTGGAACGCCGTTTGGGTCCGACGCGCAATGTTACCTGGGACCGGGTCTACCGCAAGCAGGTGACCGAGGTGGAGGAGAACCCCGAGGATCTTTCCCTGCTGGAGCTGCCGGCCGTCCTTAAGGCAAAAGGCTTTGAGGCCGCCGAGATCAGCTACGCCCAGTTCCCGGATACGACCGAGGCCTACCTGGACCGGGTTAAGAAGGCTTTTCAGGAGGCGGGAGTGGAGTTTGCTTCGCTGCTGCTGGATTACGGCGACTTGTCGACCGAGGATAAGGAGCGCCGGGAAGCCGACCTCGCCTGGTGCAGGGCGTGGATCGACCATGCCTCGCGGGCGGGTGCGGAGCGGGTAAGGATTATGGCGGGCGAAGGAGCGCCGGATGACGAGGAAGCGCTGAACCGGGCGGCCGATGCGTTATGCGGGCTCGCCGAATACGCGGCCGGCTTAGGCGTCCGGGTGGTGACGGAGAACATCGGGAACCTCGCCTCGACGTCGATCAACTGCTTGAGCCTGCTTCGCCACTGCAACGACCGGATAGGGTTCACGGCCGATTTCGGCAACTTCCCGCAGAACAAGGAACGGCAGCTGGGCGAGGTGCTTCCGCATGCGGAAACGGTTCATGCCAAAGCGGAGCTGGACAAATACTCGGAACCGGATGAGGCCGACTATAAGCGCTGCCTCGACCTATGCTCGGGTGTCGGCTTCGACGGGTATTATTCCATCACTTACCTGGGCGAAGGCGACCCCTGGGAGGGCATAGGCAAGCTTCAAAAGCTCGTGGCGCCCTACCTCAGCAAGGAGCAGGAGGCCCGGTAG
- a CDS encoding type 2 periplasmic-binding domain-containing protein: MKKVLGAILAGAMSVGSLAGCGSGDKNADTGAGTGTAKPNEKLKFSMSMTTSGNKFAEKSTNVNEEKWVKKLEEVTNTDLDIRMIPLKDFDSKMSLMFASNDIPDVVQNVGGATSKGMSGSVEAGVFLPLDDLLKQYAPNLMKAVPKEAWQETSYDGKIYGIPSWLSNPSRRALFIRSDLLAKTGLSAPKTVDEFLNVMRAMKKNGVENPYQMRENFKYADTILGSFDVLPSQFEVKNDEIVPKFFDVENMTKALTVLKTMFDEGLIPKDFASITSTDYGKNIEAGKVGMWSANAQGLSNYRNKVKAAVPDAKIDIVASPRGPEGTGGHLLYSSINTSYYINKKVSKEKAIEIVKFFEWMTTPEAERYFSFGIEGETYTMENGKVKFTPPTTTEAIDEDGFRSMFWFVHDVVYNKAREELTQDGRDMMTYMDTIISKEGLGSVRFVPALEASSKYPDAAPQGDDVGPKLIIDHMVKMIYGKEPISDWPKVIEEYKNKGGKDILKEANDRYKKKNGVIVMENRK; the protein is encoded by the coding sequence ATGAAAAAAGTGCTGGGCGCAATTCTGGCCGGAGCGATGTCGGTCGGTTCCCTCGCAGGCTGCGGAAGCGGGGATAAGAATGCGGATACAGGTGCGGGAACGGGCACGGCCAAACCGAACGAGAAGCTGAAATTCTCGATGTCCATGACGACGAGCGGCAATAAATTTGCGGAGAAATCGACCAACGTTAACGAGGAGAAGTGGGTCAAGAAGCTCGAGGAAGTGACGAACACCGATCTCGACATCCGGATGATTCCGCTGAAGGATTTTGACTCCAAGATGTCCCTCATGTTCGCATCGAACGACATTCCGGACGTCGTGCAGAATGTCGGCGGGGCCACCTCCAAGGGCATGTCGGGTTCGGTGGAAGCAGGAGTATTCCTGCCGCTCGACGATCTTCTCAAGCAGTACGCGCCGAATCTTATGAAAGCGGTACCGAAGGAAGCCTGGCAGGAAACGAGCTACGACGGAAAGATCTATGGCATCCCGTCCTGGCTGTCTAACCCGTCCCGGCGCGCGCTGTTCATCCGGTCGGACCTGCTCGCGAAGACCGGTCTGTCCGCTCCTAAGACGGTGGACGAGTTCCTGAACGTTATGCGGGCGATGAAGAAGAACGGCGTCGAGAACCCGTACCAGATGCGCGAGAACTTCAAATACGCGGATACCATCCTGGGTTCGTTCGATGTGCTGCCGAGCCAGTTCGAAGTCAAGAACGACGAAATTGTGCCGAAGTTCTTCGACGTCGAGAACATGACCAAAGCGCTGACCGTGCTTAAGACCATGTTTGACGAAGGGCTCATTCCGAAGGATTTTGCCTCGATCACGTCTACGGACTACGGCAAGAACATCGAAGCGGGCAAGGTCGGCATGTGGTCCGCCAACGCGCAGGGCTTGTCCAACTACCGCAATAAGGTCAAGGCCGCGGTGCCGGACGCCAAGATCGACATCGTCGCCTCCCCGCGCGGACCGGAAGGAACGGGGGGCCATCTTCTGTACTCCAGCATCAATACGTCGTATTACATCAACAAGAAGGTTTCGAAGGAAAAAGCGATCGAGATCGTCAAGTTCTTCGAGTGGATGACGACGCCGGAGGCGGAGCGGTACTTCTCCTTCGGAATCGAAGGCGAGACGTATACGATGGAAAACGGCAAGGTGAAGTTCACCCCGCCGACGACCACGGAAGCGATCGATGAGGACGGCTTCCGCAGCATGTTCTGGTTCGTTCACGACGTCGTTTACAACAAGGCGAGAGAAGAGCTGACCCAGGACGGCCGCGACATGATGACCTACATGGATACGATCATTTCGAAGGAAGGCTTGGGCTCGGTCCGCTTCGTTCCGGCATTGGAAGCCAGTTCCAAGTATCCGGACGCAGCGCCGCAGGGAGACGACGTCGGTCCGAAGCTCATCATCGACCACATGGTCAAGATGATCTACGGCAAGGAGCCGATCTCCGACTGGCCGAAGGTGATTGAAGAGTACAAGAACAAGGGCGGCAAGGACATTCTCAAGGAAGCGAACGATCGCTACAAGAAGAAGAACGGTGTCATCGTAATGGAAAACCGGAAATAA
- a CDS encoding glycoside hydrolase family 95 protein — translation MNANEKPSGLRLWYDKPAAKWEQALPIGNGRLGGMIFGGAAQDKIQLNEDTIWYGGPKDADNPDALRYLPEIRRLLTEGKQTEAEHLSRMALMSGPKYYSPYQPLGDLLLWFAGHDRAAEEYERELDLETAVSVVRYRLNGADFRRAYFSSAADHVLVVRLESGTAGGLTFGANLMRRPFDGGSRPVASDTIRMDGECGRDGVSFACTVKAVCEGGRVNAVGDFLSVEGADAVTLLLAAESTFRSPDPAEVTLRRVEAAAAKGYAALERDHSAEYAEKFGRVSLWLSGGNGDGTDEDGDECEAALPTDRRLERMKEGREDTDLIGLFFQYGRYLLLSCSRPGSLAATLQGIWNDSYTPPWESKYTININTEMNYWPAEVCNLSECHEPLFDLIERMRPSGRQTAKALYGCEGFVAHHNTNLWGETRVEGILVTSSIWPMGAAWLSLHLWERYRYGLDEEFLREKAYPVMKEAAQFLLSYMVTDERGRLLTGPSISPENKFLLPDGTPGTLCMGPAMDSQIAYALFTACLEAARLTGLDDGFRERLTEARGRLPVLQIGKHGGVMEWLEDYEEADPGHRHISQLFALHPGEQIDKRRTPELAAAARRTLERRLANGGGHTGWSRAWIVNFWSRLGDGDAAYDHLRMLLTGSTYPNLLDSHPPFQIDGNFGGTAGLAEMLLQSHADEIELLPALPTAWRAGEVTGLRARGGAGVDIRWRDGGLEQAVVRPGRDGVCRVRSSEPLSVCTGEGETVAAVHEDGAAVFQVSAGTAYRLTPQVER, via the coding sequence TTGAACGCAAACGAGAAGCCGTCCGGCTTGCGGCTATGGTACGACAAGCCGGCGGCCAAGTGGGAGCAGGCGCTGCCCATCGGCAACGGAAGGCTGGGCGGCATGATCTTCGGGGGAGCCGCCCAGGACAAGATCCAGCTCAATGAGGACACGATCTGGTACGGCGGACCGAAGGACGCGGACAACCCGGATGCGCTCCGGTACCTGCCGGAAATCCGCCGTCTGCTGACGGAGGGGAAGCAGACCGAGGCGGAACACCTGAGCCGCATGGCGCTGATGTCCGGGCCGAAATATTATTCCCCGTACCAGCCTCTGGGGGACCTGCTTCTCTGGTTTGCCGGTCATGACCGGGCGGCGGAGGAGTATGAGCGGGAGCTGGACCTGGAGACGGCGGTCTCTGTGGTCCGGTACCGGCTGAACGGAGCGGACTTCCGGCGGGCATATTTCAGCAGCGCGGCGGACCATGTGCTCGTCGTCCGTCTGGAGAGCGGCACGGCGGGAGGGCTGACCTTCGGTGCGAATCTGATGCGCCGCCCGTTCGATGGGGGCAGCCGTCCCGTCGCCTCCGATACGATCCGGATGGACGGCGAATGCGGGCGCGACGGCGTGAGCTTCGCCTGCACCGTCAAGGCGGTATGCGAGGGAGGCCGCGTTAACGCTGTCGGCGACTTCCTCTCGGTGGAAGGCGCGGACGCCGTCACGCTTCTGCTCGCGGCGGAATCCACGTTCCGTTCGCCGGACCCGGCCGAGGTGACGCTCCGGCGGGTTGAAGCGGCGGCCGCCAAAGGCTATGCCGCGCTCGAGCGGGATCATTCCGCCGAATATGCGGAGAAATTCGGCCGCGTGTCGCTATGGCTGTCCGGCGGGAACGGGGACGGCACCGATGAGGACGGCGACGAATGCGAGGCGGCGCTGCCGACCGATCGGAGGCTTGAGCGCATGAAGGAGGGGCGGGAGGACACGGACCTCATCGGGCTCTTTTTCCAGTACGGACGGTACCTTCTCCTCTCCTGCTCGCGCCCCGGCAGTCTGGCGGCGACGCTGCAGGGCATCTGGAACGACAGCTACACGCCTCCTTGGGAGTCCAAATACACCATTAACATCAACACGGAAATGAACTATTGGCCTGCCGAAGTGTGCAACCTGTCCGAATGCCATGAGCCGCTGTTCGATCTGATCGAGCGGATGCGCCCGAGCGGCCGCCAAACGGCGAAGGCGCTGTACGGCTGCGAAGGATTCGTCGCGCATCACAATACGAATCTGTGGGGAGAGACGCGGGTGGAAGGCATCCTCGTGACGAGCTCGATCTGGCCGATGGGAGCGGCCTGGCTGTCGCTTCACCTGTGGGAGCGCTACCGCTACGGCCTGGATGAGGAGTTCCTGCGGGAGAAGGCTTATCCCGTCATGAAGGAGGCCGCTCAGTTCCTGCTTAGCTATATGGTCACGGACGAGCGGGGACGGCTCCTTACGGGGCCTTCGATCTCGCCCGAGAACAAATTCCTCCTCCCGGACGGGACGCCGGGCACGCTGTGCATGGGGCCTGCGATGGATTCGCAGATCGCTTATGCGCTCTTCACCGCCTGCCTTGAAGCGGCCCGTCTTACGGGCCTGGATGACGGCTTCCGCGAGCGCCTCACGGAAGCGCGCGGCCGGCTGCCCGTTCTGCAGATCGGCAAGCACGGGGGGGTGATGGAGTGGCTGGAGGATTACGAGGAAGCGGATCCCGGCCACCGCCACATCTCCCAGCTTTTTGCCCTTCATCCGGGCGAGCAGATCGACAAGCGCCGCACGCCGGAGCTTGCTGCCGCCGCCCGGCGCACGCTGGAGCGGCGCCTTGCGAACGGCGGCGGCCATACGGGCTGGAGCCGGGCGTGGATCGTCAATTTCTGGTCGCGGCTCGGAGACGGGGATGCGGCGTACGATCACCTGCGGATGCTGCTCACCGGCTCCACTTATCCGAATCTGCTGGACAGTCATCCGCCTTTTCAGATCGACGGCAATTTCGGCGGGACGGCCGGTCTTGCGGAAATGCTGCTGCAGTCCCACGCGGATGAGATCGAGCTGCTTCCCGCGCTGCCTACCGCCTGGCGCGCCGGGGAAGTGACGGGGCTGCGTGCCCGCGGCGGGGCCGGCGTTGACATCCGCTGGCGGGACGGCGGACTGGAGCAGGCTGTGGTGCGTCCGGGCCGCGACGGCGTCTGCCGTGTCCGCTCGTCCGAACCCCTTTCGGTATGCACGGGGGAGGGGGAGACGGTGGCAGCCGTCCATGAAGACGGAGCGGCCGTCTTCCAGGTGTCGGCGGGAACCGCCTATAGGCTGACTCCACAGGTGGAGAGATAA
- a CDS encoding glycoside hydrolase family protein, which translates to MNKQSLGHLADRLLPAPKNGGFRMEGYWVWCGSAVKGEDGRFHLFASRWPKHLPMHPGWLVGSEVVRASADRPEGPYTFEEVVLPARGAEYWDGRATHNPHIVKHGDEYLLYYMGTTHPLPEPMPEEELAPDDPRVIVARAGKRVGLAVSKSVFGPWERPEAPILDTRPGRFDSFLTSNPAPCVQEDGSVLLIYKARRYEGNVHGRMTIGAAHADHYRGPYRVLSDDPVFPPDRFHIEDPFVWKTDAGYELIAKDMEGTLCGEKHGGIHAFSPDGRDWRLADPPKSYSRRIRWDDGTEQTLGNLERPFLLFQDGRPTHLFAAVADGPGGFRNASNTWNQVFPIADWRETE; encoded by the coding sequence ATGAACAAACAATCGCTCGGCCATCTGGCCGACCGTCTGCTTCCCGCTCCGAAGAACGGCGGGTTCCGGATGGAAGGATACTGGGTCTGGTGCGGAAGCGCCGTGAAGGGGGAAGACGGACGGTTCCATCTGTTCGCTTCCCGCTGGCCCAAGCATCTGCCCATGCACCCCGGCTGGCTCGTCGGCTCGGAAGTCGTCCGGGCGTCGGCGGACCGGCCGGAGGGACCGTATACGTTCGAGGAAGTGGTGCTTCCCGCTCGCGGAGCGGAATATTGGGACGGACGCGCCACTCACAATCCGCACATCGTGAAGCACGGGGACGAGTACCTGCTCTATTACATGGGAACGACGCATCCGTTACCCGAGCCGATGCCGGAGGAGGAGCTCGCGCCGGACGACCCGCGCGTCATTGTGGCACGCGCGGGCAAGCGGGTCGGCCTGGCGGTATCGAAGAGCGTCTTCGGGCCGTGGGAGCGGCCGGAAGCGCCAATCCTCGACACGCGTCCGGGACGCTTCGACAGCTTCCTTACGTCCAATCCCGCACCCTGCGTCCAGGAAGACGGCTCGGTGCTGCTGATCTATAAGGCGCGCCGTTATGAGGGCAACGTGCACGGGAGGATGACAATCGGCGCGGCCCATGCGGATCATTATCGGGGCCCATACCGCGTACTCTCCGACGACCCGGTCTTCCCGCCCGACCGCTTTCATATCGAGGACCCTTTCGTCTGGAAGACGGACGCGGGCTACGAGCTGATCGCGAAGGACATGGAGGGCACGCTCTGCGGAGAGAAGCACGGGGGAATTCATGCCTTCTCGCCGGACGGCCGCGACTGGCGGCTCGCCGATCCGCCCAAGTCGTATTCGCGCCGCATCCGGTGGGATGACGGCACGGAACAAACGTTAGGCAATCTGGAGCGGCCGTTCCTGCTGTTCCAGGACGGCAGGCCGACTCACCTGTTCGCGGCGGTCGCCGACGGGCCGGGCGGGTTCCGCAACGCATCGAATACGTGGAACCAGGTATTCCCGATAGCCGATTGGAGGGAGACGGAATGA
- a CDS encoding Gfo/Idh/MocA family protein produces the protein MKAILAGMGAAGTSWYRRLREKGIETAVVERNEALREAVLAQGSVFYTDVKEAIEKEQPDFLLNVTSPHAHGPVNHLAFDYRLPVLSEKPISFDYAESAGMTERAVREGIPFMIAENYRRMPDPRRVKRLIDDGAIGRLSSMDAVFNRYHHVHRHYRVSLLDDIAVHHFDMMRYFAGVEGIRLYAERYCPLNAWGEAEDHNAAALVELEGGIRATYSGTITSHAQPTPWHGNWRIDGTEGSIELTEKSVALVRRGVRTPVEDDGTAERADILEEFLTALREGTEPDTSAADYMHTQALVQAAKESAREQRAVSVDRPHYGDTAAAWKRKEGSA, from the coding sequence ATGAAGGCGATTCTGGCCGGCATGGGGGCCGCGGGGACGAGCTGGTACCGGCGGCTCCGGGAAAAGGGAATCGAGACGGCGGTCGTCGAGCGCAATGAGGCACTGAGGGAGGCGGTGCTCGCGCAGGGGAGCGTTTTCTATACGGATGTAAAGGAGGCGATCGAGAAGGAGCAGCCTGACTTCCTCCTTAACGTCACGTCTCCGCATGCGCACGGTCCGGTCAATCACCTCGCGTTCGATTATCGGCTGCCCGTGCTGTCCGAGAAGCCGATCTCGTTCGATTACGCGGAGTCGGCGGGCATGACGGAGCGCGCGGTGCGCGAGGGCATTCCTTTCATGATCGCGGAGAATTACCGGCGCATGCCCGATCCACGGCGGGTGAAGCGCCTGATCGATGACGGGGCGATCGGCCGTCTGTCGTCCATGGACGCCGTCTTCAACCGGTACCATCATGTGCATCGCCACTACCGGGTCAGCCTGCTCGACGATATCGCGGTGCATCATTTTGACATGATGCGTTATTTTGCCGGAGTGGAAGGCATTCGTTTGTATGCGGAACGGTACTGCCCGTTGAACGCCTGGGGAGAGGCGGAGGACCATAACGCGGCGGCGTTAGTCGAGCTGGAAGGGGGCATCCGGGCGACGTACTCGGGGACCATTACCTCGCACGCCCAACCGACCCCGTGGCACGGCAACTGGCGGATCGACGGGACAGAAGGCTCGATCGAGCTGACGGAGAAGTCGGTTGCGCTCGTCCGGAGAGGAGTCCGCACGCCGGTCGAGGATGACGGAACCGCGGAGCGGGCGGATATCCTCGAGGAGTTTCTGACGGCGCTCCGGGAAGGCACGGAGCCCGACACCTCCGCCGCGGACTATATGCATACCCAGGCGCTTGTGCAGGCAGCCAAGGAATCGGCCCGGGAACAACGGGCGGTTTCCGTGGACCGTCCGCACTATGGCGATACGGCGGCAGCGTGGAAGAGGAAGGAGGGCTCGGCATGA
- a CDS encoding glycoside hydrolase family 31 protein, producing the protein MSRKGTDWMRETAPGVWSGVIGEPEGVSPLEWMGKEPLADALAAMETAGLPFALGELTVERRKGWTLLRIPLEEDEPLYGLGLQLMRMNHRGRTRFLRVNSDPKQDTGESHAPVPLLISARGYGILADTSRVVTFHCGSTVPRTESFTAERTPDRNTDSSWRATPVSPFLELRLPPEGCRIVLFAGPTPLDAVRRYTLWSGGGALPPRWGLGFWHRVPTLYTASEAANEALEFRRRGFPCDVIGLEPGWHSASYPVTYEWARERFPDPAAFVKELGSHGFRINLWEHPYVSPQAGIYPALEPYAGTHGVWGGIAPDYTVPEAQAVYQRQHEDEHVAIGISGYKHDECDGSELTNHAWMFPAHAEFPSGLDGEQMRQLYGLLFQKMTDDLYRRCNRRTYGLVRASGAGAAPMPYVLYSDLYDHRQFVRALCSASFSGLLWTPEVRKAVSEEDWVRRMQTVVFSPLAMLNAWGDGTKPWSFPGTEALIRHCLELRMRLLPYFYTAFARYRYEGVPPFRAMPLVEGFAEAAAAYRESVRHTKTTLNTTDGAYGKTAVREWDDQYMAGDDLLVAPLFAGETSRDVLLPPGGWYGLDSGVRCEGGGVVRLDCPLGHLPVFVREGAVIPLMPALPHVPKPGAKVPVEWCHFGNTPGRGVLYDDDGETFDYEDGRQVWLTAEVIRGDDGRWKGTSTVERGGAETSYLYGLPTWRYGLERLPESP; encoded by the coding sequence ATGAGCAGGAAGGGAACGGACTGGATGCGGGAGACCGCCCCCGGCGTATGGTCGGGCGTGATTGGAGAGCCCGAGGGAGTGTCACCGCTCGAATGGATGGGGAAAGAGCCGCTCGCGGACGCCCTCGCGGCCATGGAAACCGCCGGACTGCCGTTTGCGCTTGGCGAACTCACGGTGGAGCGGAGGAAGGGCTGGACGCTGCTGCGGATTCCGCTTGAGGAGGACGAACCCCTGTACGGGCTAGGCCTGCAGCTGATGCGGATGAATCACCGCGGGCGCACCCGCTTCCTTCGCGTCAACAGTGATCCGAAGCAGGATACGGGCGAATCGCACGCCCCCGTGCCGCTTTTGATCAGCGCGAGGGGCTATGGCATCCTGGCGGATACGTCCCGCGTCGTGACGTTCCACTGCGGATCCACGGTTCCCCGCACGGAGAGCTTCACGGCGGAGCGGACGCCCGACCGGAATACGGATTCCTCTTGGAGGGCGACGCCTGTATCGCCGTTTCTGGAGCTCCGGCTTCCGCCCGAAGGCTGCCGGATCGTGCTGTTCGCGGGGCCGACTCCGCTCGATGCCGTCCGGCGCTATACGCTCTGGAGCGGCGGCGGGGCGCTGCCGCCGCGCTGGGGGCTCGGCTTCTGGCACCGCGTGCCGACCCTGTACACGGCCTCGGAGGCGGCCAACGAAGCACTCGAGTTCCGCAGGCGCGGCTTCCCGTGCGACGTCATCGGCCTGGAGCCCGGCTGGCACAGTGCCAGCTATCCGGTGACATACGAGTGGGCGCGGGAACGGTTCCCCGACCCGGCGGCCTTCGTTAAGGAACTCGGGTCGCACGGCTTCCGCATCAACCTGTGGGAGCATCCGTACGTCTCGCCGCAGGCGGGCATTTATCCGGCGCTGGAGCCCTATGCCGGCACGCACGGTGTATGGGGCGGCATCGCTCCGGACTATACGGTGCCCGAGGCGCAGGCGGTCTATCAGCGTCAGCATGAAGACGAGCACGTCGCGATCGGAATATCGGGCTACAAGCACGACGAGTGCGACGGCAGCGAGCTGACGAACCACGCCTGGATGTTCCCGGCGCACGCCGAATTCCCGTCCGGATTGGACGGCGAACAGATGCGGCAGCTGTACGGCCTGCTCTTCCAGAAGATGACGGACGACCTGTACCGCCGCTGCAACCGGCGCACCTACGGATTGGTCCGGGCTTCGGGGGCGGGTGCGGCTCCGATGCCGTATGTCCTGTACTCCGACCTGTACGATCACCGTCAGTTCGTGCGCGCGCTCTGCAGCGCCTCCTTCAGCGGGCTGCTCTGGACCCCCGAGGTGCGCAAGGCGGTAAGCGAGGAGGATTGGGTCCGCCGCATGCAGACCGTTGTCTTCTCCCCGCTCGCCATGCTGAATGCCTGGGGGGACGGTACGAAGCCCTGGTCGTTTCCCGGAACCGAGGCCCTCATCCGGCACTGCCTGGAGCTGCGCATGCGGCTGCTTCCGTATTTCTACACCGCCTTCGCCCGGTACCGCTACGAGGGCGTTCCTCCCTTCAGGGCCATGCCGCTCGTCGAGGGCTTCGCAGAAGCCGCGGCCGCCTACCGGGAATCCGTCCGGCACACCAAGACGACCTTGAACACGACCGACGGAGCCTACGGCAAGACCGCCGTCCGGGAATGGGACGACCAGTACATGGCGGGCGACGATTTGCTGGTGGCGCCGCTCTTCGCGGGAGAGACCTCGAGGGACGTTCTGCTGCCGCCGGGCGGCTGGTACGGGCTCGACTCCGGCGTCCGCTGCGAAGGCGGCGGCGTCGTGCGCCTGGACTGCCCTCTCGGGCACCTGCCGGTCTTTGTCCGGGAGGGTGCGGTGATTCCGCTCATGCCGGCGCTGCCTCACGTGCCCAAGCCGGGGGCGAAGGTGCCAGTCGAATGGTGCCACTTCGGGAATACGCCGGGCCGGGGCGTGCTGTACGACGACGACGGAGAGACGTTCGATTACGAGGATGGCCGGCAGGTGTGGCTGACGGCGGAGGTCATCCGGGGAGACGATGGCCGCTGGAAGGGCACGTCCACCGTGGAGCGCGGAGGAGCAGAGACGTCGTATCTGTACGGCTTGCCGACATGGCGGTACGGACTGGAGCGTCTGCCGGAATCCCCGTGA
- a CDS encoding response regulator, whose amino-acid sequence MRLLIVDDEPIIRSGLMKMAQDYSPAFTHIETAINGEEALTIIGDAEPDLLMTDIRMPRMDGLELCRRVHENYPHILMVVVSGFGDFDYAQKCLAYGVKHYLLKPVTPPDLYEVFDQILRTMPQVHIPVSRYVQWVERMEMSIWTLQADEMSSLMEEWRQHCSNLPAKQLRDLLHDIMALLQKQLKEKKRTATPALEEPLEAATKAELFREFEARLQTTMADLLSARRGNFKDPMEEAKAYIDTHLSVEISLKEVADMVGITPTYFSTLFKKMTNQTFVSYRIHRRMEKASELLSVPHMRTVDVASEVGYDDYPHFTKTFKKIFGLSPSEYRSKLGIR is encoded by the coding sequence ATGAGATTGCTGATCGTCGACGACGAACCGATTATACGCAGCGGCTTAATGAAAATGGCGCAGGATTACAGCCCGGCGTTTACCCATATCGAAACGGCCATTAACGGGGAAGAGGCGCTTACCATCATCGGTGACGCCGAGCCGGACCTGCTGATGACGGACATCCGCATGCCGCGCATGGACGGTTTGGAGCTGTGCCGCCGGGTCCACGAAAACTACCCTCACATTCTGATGGTGGTGGTATCCGGCTTCGGCGACTTCGACTATGCCCAGAAATGCCTGGCTTATGGAGTCAAGCATTACCTGCTTAAGCCGGTTACCCCGCCGGACTTGTACGAGGTGTTCGATCAGATCCTGCGGACGATGCCTCAGGTGCATATCCCGGTATCCCGCTATGTCCAGTGGGTAGAGCGCATGGAGATGAGCATCTGGACCCTTCAGGCGGACGAGATGTCGTCGCTCATGGAGGAGTGGCGGCAGCACTGCTCCAACCTGCCGGCCAAGCAGCTCCGGGATCTGCTGCACGACATCATGGCCCTCCTGCAGAAGCAGTTGAAGGAGAAAAAGCGGACCGCGACGCCCGCTCTGGAGGAACCTCTGGAGGCGGCGACCAAAGCGGAGCTGTTCCGGGAATTCGAGGCGCGGCTGCAGACGACCATGGCCGACCTGCTGTCCGCCCGCCGGGGTAACTTCAAGGACCCGATGGAGGAAGCGAAGGCGTATATCGACACGCATCTGTCCGTGGAGATCTCGCTGAAGGAAGTGGCCGATATGGTCGGCATTACCCCGACCTATTTCAGCACCCTGTTCAAAAAAATGACCAACCAGACCTTCGTCAGCTACCGCATCCACCGTCGGATGGAGAAGGCGAGCGAGCTGCTGTCCGTTCCGCACATGCGCACCGTCGACGTGGCCTCGGAGGTGGGGTACGACGATTATCCGCATTTTACGAAGACGTTTAAGAAAATATTCGGGCTTTCCCCGTCGGAATACCGGTCGAAGCTGGGGATCCGATGA